From one Marmota flaviventris isolate mMarFla1 chromosome 1, mMarFla1.hap1, whole genome shotgun sequence genomic stretch:
- the S1pr2 gene encoding sphingosine 1-phosphate receptor 2 — protein sequence MGGLYSEYLNSSKVWEHYNYTKETLDTQETPSRQVASAFIIILCCAIVVENLLVLIAVARNSKFHSAMYLFLGNLAASDLLAGVAFVANTLLSGPVTLGLTPVQWFAREGSAFITLSASVFSLLAIAIERHVAIAKVKLYGSDKSCRMLLLIGASWLISLVLGGLPILGWNCLGHLEACSTVLPLYAKQYVLCVVTIFSVILSAIVALYVRIYCVVRSSHADVAGPQTLALLKTVTIVLGVFIVCWLPAFSILLLDYACPVRSCPVLYKAHYFFAFATLNSLLNPVIYTWRSRDLRREVLRPLQCWRPAAGVAGRRDGTPGHRLLPLRSSSSLERGTHMPTSPTFLEGNTVV from the coding sequence ATGGGCGGCTTATACTCAGAGTACCTCAATTCCAGCAAGGTCTGGGAACACTACAATTACACCAAGGAGACGCTGGACACACAGGAGACGCCCTCCCGCCAGGTGGCCTCGGCCTTTATCATCATCCTGTGCTGCGCCATCGTGGTGGAGAATCTGCTGGTGCTCATCGCGGTGGCCCGGAACAGCAAGTTCCACTCGGCCATGTACCTATTCCTGGGCAACTTGGCCGCCTCAGATCTCCTGGCAGGGGTGGCCTTCGTGGCCAACACCTTGCTCTCGGGCCCTGTCACACTGGGGCTGACCCCTGTACAGTGGTTTGCCCGGGAGGGCTCAGCCTTTATCACACTGTCAGCCTCCGTCTTCAGCCTCCTGGCCATCGCCATTGAGCGGCACGTGGCCATTGCCAAAGTCAAGCTCTACGGCAGTGACAAGAGCTGCCGCATGCTGCTGCTCATCGGGGCCTCGTGGCTCATCTCGCTGGTTCTCGGGGGCCTGCCCATCCTGGGCTGGAACTGCCTGGGCCACCTGGAGGCCTGCTCCACCGTCCTGCCGCTCTACGCCAAGCAGTACGTGCTGTGTGTGGTGACCATCTTTTCCGTCATCTTGTCGGCCATCGTTGCCCTCTACGTCCGCATCTACTGCGTGGTCCGCTCGAGCCATGCGGACGTGGCAGGCCCCCAGACGCTGGCCCTGCTCAAGACGGTCACCATCGTGTTGGGCGTCTTCATCGTGTGCTGGCTGCCGGCCTTCAGCATCCTCCTCCTGGACTATGCCTGTCCCGTCCGCTCCTGCCCCGTCCTCTACAAGGCCCATTACTTCTTTGCCTTCGCCACCCTCAACTCACTGCTCAACCCTGTCATCTACACGTGGCGCAGCCGGGACCTGAGGAGGGAGGTGCTGCGGCCCCTGCAGTGCTGGCGGCCAGCGGCAGGGGTGGCGGGAAGGCGGGACGGGACCCCGGGCCATCGCCTCCTGCCCCTTCGCAGCTCCAGCTCTCTGGAGAGGGGCACGCACATGCCCACGTCACCCACGTTTCTAGAGGGCAACACAGTGGTCTGA